The sequence GCTCTTcagtgaagttctgcagtgcatttcatagatagtacacactgctgctactgagtgtcagtggtcaggggagtggatgtttgtggatgtgatgccaatcaggtGGACTGCTTTATGcaaaatggtgtcaagcttcttgggtgttgttggagctgcattcatccaggcaagtggaggatattccatcacactcctgacttgtgccttgcagatggacaggttttggggagtcaggatgtgagttacttgcTTCAATACTCCTATTGTTtgacctgtttttgtagccactgtgtggTGGGTCCAGCTGAGTTTCAGGgtaaatggtaaccccaaggatgttgatagtggggattcagtaatggtaacactattgaatgtcaaggggaggtgcttagattgtttcttattggtaatggtcatagcgtggcatttatgtggcatgcatgttacttgccacttgtcagcccaagcctggatattgttgagATTTTGTTGCATTGGAACATGGACTACTTTAGTATCTGAAAAagcgctgaacattgtgcaatcatcagtgaacatccccacatctAACCTTTTGATGGaaacaaggtcattgatgaagcagctgaacatgctTAGGTCTGGGATACTctgctgaggaactcctacagagatattctgaagctgaaatgactgaccttcaacaaccacaaccatcttccaatatgccaggtatgactcgaaCCAGAagagagtttgcctcctgatactcattgattccagttttgctaggctgATGTCAAAGGCTGAAATTCAGCTTTCTCGACTCTTCTCTTCATGTTTAAACAAAGGATGTAATGCGGTCACGAGCTGAGTGCCCCTGATGGAAGTCAtactggatgtcactgagcaagttattcgtgaggaggtgctgcttgatagcacagttgatttgatttgatttgatttattattgtcccatgcacagtgaaaagtattgtttggtGTGCCAATGAAACAAATTATTCTTACATGATTACATTAGAGTAATaggacagaatgcagaatatagtattacagcTACAGGGAATGCACAGTGAAcggtcaactctaatatatgagaggagaaagtgaggactgcagatgctggagatcagagctgaaaatgtgttgctggaaaagcgcagcaggtcaggcagcatccaaggaacaggagaatcgacgtttcgggcataaacccttcttaaagcccttcctgaagaagggcttatgtccgaaacgttgattctcctgttccttggatgctgcctgacctgctgcgcttttccagcaacacattttcagatctaatatatgagaggtctgttcacaAATCTGATTAcagcagtgaagaagctgttcttaaatctgttggtattaaacttttgtatcttctgtctgttggaagagggtggaagagagtgtaactgGGGTGGGACGGGTcgttgattatgttggttgctttctggAGGCAATGGGAAGTGTAGACAgaatcaatggaaggaaggctgtttTGTGTGATGGACAGggctacattcacaactctctgtaatttcttgtggtcttgggcaaaGCTATTGCTgtatcaagctgtgatgcattcagaTAGGATACTTTCTATGTGGACAttccgaatttccttagccttctgggGAAGAAGAAGCATCAATGTGCTTTATTGACTGTAGCGTCAACGTGAGTGGACCatgatagattgttggtgatgtttactccgaggaacttgaagctcttgatcGCTTCCACCTCAGTACCATTGGTACAGACAGGAGCAGGTCCTCCACTCCGCTTCCTTAAGTTGATGATCAgcttcttcattttgctgacattaaggGGTAGATTGGTGTCTTTATGCCATGCTACAAAGttgtctatctctttcctgtactctgtcttgttATTATTTGAGATCCGACCAACTATGGTGGCGTCAGCTGCAAATTTGTAAACAGAATTAGAACTTAATTTGGCTCTACAGAGTGTATAAGGATTATAATAAGGGGCTATgtacacagccttgcagggcaccagtattaaggattattgtggagaaggTATTGTCACCTATTGCTATTCATTGCAATCCAtaggtcaatagacaataggtgcaggagtaggccattctgcccttcgagcctgcaccaccattcaatatgatcatggctgatcatccttaatcagtatcctgttcctgccttatctccataatccttgattccacaatccttgagagctctatccaattctttcttaaatgaatccagagactgggcctcccctgccctctggggtagagcattccacacagccaccactctctgggtgaagacatttctccttatctctgtcctaaatggtctaccccgtatttttaagctgtgtcctctaggtcaggaagttgaggatccagtagGAGTGGGGGGAGCAGAATCCTAGGTCTTAGAGTTTAGAGatgaattttgttggaattatgatgttgaacGCAGacctaaaaataaaaaaataggaATCTGACAGAGGTGTcgttgttatccagatgttccagggatcagGGTAGGGCCAGGGTGTCTACTGTGCACTTATTATGATGGTAGGTGAATTGGAATGGATCAAGGAGATTAGGAAGGCTGGAGTTGGtgtgtgccattactaacctctcTCAAAGCttttcataatgatggatgtcaaaGCCACCAtgcagtagtcattaaggcacattgcctgTATTTCCTTTGGCATTAGTGGTCTTGTTGAAGCAGGTGGGAAACTCGTATTGTAGTAGGGAGGTTAAAAATGTGTGCAaatactcctgccagctggtCCTTACAGGATTTGAATGCACAATCAGAGACTTCATCTGGACCAGTCACATCCTATGGGTTCACCCCTTTCATCATTTCACTGATGATGACATAGACTGATGGGTTGTATTTATCCTGCTTATTatatgccagtgttataactgtgcTGTAAGAGCTTGGTTAAgtgagcggcaagttctggaacacaagccttcagtactattgctggaatattgccagggcccatagcctttgcagaatCCAGTGCCCCAATCTTTTCTCGATATAACATGGACTGAATTGACTGAAGGTTGGTATCTGTAGTGCTGGGAACAACCTGAGGAGACtgcaatggatcatccacttggcacttctggctgaagattgctgtgaatacttcagctttatcttttgcagtgTTATGCTGGCCTCTTCCATCAGGAAAGAAAGacatatttgtggagcctcctccactAGTGAGCgtttaattgtccatcaacaTTTCTGACTACAtgtgcaggactgcagaacttagaattgatccattagttgtgggatcacttagtgcTGTCAataacttgctgcttatgctgtttggtatgcaagtagtcTTGTTTGGGAGCTTCACTATGTTGTCATTTCATTTTTTAGGAATGCCTGGTGCTGCACCTcacatgtcctcctgcactctcactGAATCAggattgatcctctggcttgacaGTAATGGCTGAGGAGGGATATGCCAgatcatgaggttgcagattgtggtagttgcccagtcttgagttccTTTCTTATATTGTATTGGCCTGTAGTAAGAAGAAGTCTATTTAAGATAGTGAAAAGTTatcaatgactttttaaaatttgttttgataTAAATGGGTACTCCAAGGTGGAGAACGGGAGAAATTTCTGGCaataacagctgctccttttttgaggtattttaggtgctggaggtgatttccttgaattccaggagcagcaattactgttttatatgctgttgcattgttttggaactttgggaaaaaaagtcaaaacaacagcagtttaaaagggagaagagcagacaaaggaagcacttggtgaggtcattgcaggagagagagagagagagaacctgcacagttactgccttgatgtttgaattcatgtatcactggacatcggagtgcatctgggaaacttaacaaacagtgaaattcacaactgatcttggacgaactgttgggcgaagttcacagtacagaatcagataaattaattgttgtttttaagtgtggcctacagagaatctgcagcagtgggtagagtgggttctttcttgattatatgtttttggagatatgtctcttgattaaacttaaagtataagccataactattaatttaacctggggcagtgtttgtagaggaataagacagtgttattttctgggtctgtagattgtgaaggagcaaaatggcctttaatagagtgatatgtacttcttgtcagatgtggaagtttaaagagagtttaagatttactgcggattatatccgCAATAAATGCTGTCGGCtacaaatcttatcagattgaatggatcggttggagagacagaagcaatgaggaatttgcaagagcaacagtatgtgatggagcAGTTATacgaaggggggaaagtctcagatacagtcacataaatgggttaactccaggaaaggtaagagaggtaggcagcttgtgcaggagtcttttgtggatatacccacttcaaacaggtatgctgttttggaaaatgtagagggtgatggattctcaggggaacgtagcacgtacagccaagtttctggtattgagactggctctaatgcaacgaggggtacatcggttTCCAAGAGACCAATTGTGTTAGATGATTCTCTAGTCCAAAGTAcaggcagacgtttctgtggctagcagcgaaaaggcagaatggtgtgttgcttccctggtaccaggatcaaggatgtctcagagagggtgcagaacgttctcacgggggagagtgGCCAGCAagtggtcattgtccacattggaaccaaagacgtaggaagggaaaagattgagattctgaagggagattacagagagttaggcagaaattttaaaaggaggtcctcaagagtagtaatatctggattactcccggtgctacaagctagtgagggcaggaataggaggatagagcagatgaatgcatggctgaggagctgatatatgggagaaggattcatatttttggatcattggaatctcttttggggtagaagtgacctgtgcaagaaggttggaagggggctaatttactggcagggaaatttgctcgagctgctcgggaggatttaaactagtacgattgaggagggggggggggatccCAGGGAGAtagaaagagatcaatttgagactggtacagttgagaacagaagcgagtcaaacagtcaggacaggcaggaacaGTAGGACtaataattaaactgcatttatttcaatgcaagggacctaacagagaaggcagatgaactcagggcaaggTTAGGTACAtgagattgggatatcatagctattacagaaacatggctcagggatgggcaggactggcagcttaatgttccaggatacaaatgctacaggaaggataaaaagggaggcaaaagaggagagggagtggcatttttgataagggatagcattacagctgtgctgagggaggatattcccggaaatacatccagggaagtaatttgggtgaaactgagaaataagaaagagatgataaccttattgggattgtattatagaccccctaatagtcagagggaaattgagaaacaaacttataaggagacctcagctatctgtaagaataatagagtggttatggtaggggattttaactttccaaacatagactgggacttccataatgttaggggtttagatggagaggaatttgttcagtgtgtacaagacaattttctgattcagcatgtggatgtgcctactagagaaggtacaaaacttgacctactcttgggaaaaacggcagtgcaggtgactgaggtgtcagtggggcagcactttgcgaccagcgaccataattctattagatttaaaataatgatagaaaagaatagaccagatctaaaagttgaagttctaaattggagaaaggctaattttgaccgtattaggcaagaactttcaaaagctgattggggcagatgttcgcaggtaaagggacggctggaaaatggaaaacgagaatccagagcaagtatattcctgttagggtgaaaggaaaggctggtaggtatagggaatggtggatgactaaagaaattgagggtttggttaagaaaaagaaggaagcatatgtaaggtatagacaggatagatcgagtgaatccttagaagagtataaaagaggtaggagtatacttaagagggaaatcagaaggacaaaaaggggacatgagatagctttggtaaatagaattaaggagaatccaaagggagagaatagggcccctcagagatcagcaaagcggccattgtgtggagctgcagaaaatgggggagatactaaatgagtattttgcatcagtatttactgtaaaaaaaggatatggaagatatagactgtagggaaatagatggtgacatcttgcaaaatgtccacagaggaggaagtgctggatgtcttgaaacggataaaggtggataaatccccaggacttgatcaggtgtaccctagaactctgtgggaagctagagaagtgattgctgggcctcttgaggaagtaacaaagaggattgatgagggcagagcggtagatgtgatctatatggacttcagtaaggcattcgacaaggttccccatgggagactgattagcaagattagatctcacggaatacagggagaactagccatttgggtacagaactggctcaaaggtagaagacagaggatggtggtggagggttgtttttcagactggaggcctgtgactagtggagtgccacaaggatcagtgctgggtcctctacattttgtcatttacataaatgatttggatgcgagcataagagatacagttagtaagtttgcagatgacaccaaaattcctGGCACCcaggaagcaacataccattctgagttttcgctgctggccaaagaaacgtctgtctgtatttCAGACTAGAGAGTGCGCTAACACAGTCGATCTCTTGGAActcgacgtacccctcattgcattacagccagcctgaataccagaaacttggctgttcccctacattttccaaaacagcaaacttgtttaaaatggggataaccatagaagactcctgcactacctgcgtacctctcttacttttcttggaggtaacccatctatgtgactgcacCTGCAACTTTTccttcttcctataactgccatccatcacatccccttactcttgtaaattcctcattgcctctaactgtctctccaactgatccattcgatctgataggatttgcaaccaacgcatttattgcagatataatcctgaGTAATACATAaattctccctaaactcccacatcagacaagagcatatcactttactaaaggccatttttgctccttcacaatctacagacccagaaaatagcactgtcttattcctctacaaaacacagcttcaggttaaattaatacttatggcttatatttttaagtttaatcaagagacatgtcTCTAtctaacatataatcaagaaagaacccactctactcactactgcagacttactgtaaggccacacttaaaatatccacttacctgtttctgtactgtcccGAACAGGTacttccaagatcagttgtgaatttcactgttcattttcccagaagcactccgatgtccagtgatacatgaattcaaacagcaaaggcagtaactgtgcaggttgaCTGcagtgtcagttagcagtgtgggtttctttctttctctctttgtctctcctgcactgacctcaccatgtacttcctttgtctgtccctctcccttttaaaagtgctgttgttttgactttttttttcttcaaagttccaaaacaatgcaacagcatataaaacggttattgctgctcctggaattcaaagaaatcacctccaaaacctaaaatacctcaaaaaaaggagcagactGTTACAGCCAAAAatatttcctgtcctccatcttggatgacccagcacattttaaaaagttggcCCAACTCCATGAAATGGGACAAGAGTATGACACCCTTTTCTCGCAACAGAGCCAGCCACTTCCTGAGTATGAAGTGCAAGCTCATGACTTCAACCAGCCAACATTTTCAAGCACACATGAAAACTGGAAAATGCAGGGATGCTATTGGGAATTTCAGAATCAATAAGTgtccacctttttttttaaggataCCTGAGTGATTCAGACTCAGCAGAAATCCAGGCCTTtttctaaaatatttttttttcaagttttatTTCATTAGTTCTGATAAAAATTGTCATGATTGTAATATATAAACATGGTCTAGTTTGTTCCAGTTTTGGCCCTTTTAAACAAATCAACTTGTCTTAATAGAGGCCTGACAACAAGTAATATAGACAAACATGAACCATTTCCCTTGAAGCTGGCTGTATTCCAGGTGTCTGTACTTTTGAATTATTGGCAGCCTATTAAGCTGGGaaaacaatgcaaaaaaaaatatacttcaatttttaaaaattctgatttCCGGCTTACCTACAACTTCATACAATGAGGTTTCATAATATGAAACGTAACagttccatgtttctataatgcAGCATCATTTATTAATTTGTCTATGAAATACTCAAAGTAGGATGGGGTTGCCCTCAACTTCATAGTTCCCTTATCAACTAGTTTACAGAGGGAAAATAGAAGTTATTCTATGTTGTGTTATTCatctatgttgtgaaacttctcAGCATCATAAATGTCTGGTTGAGTAGAGGATTGTCCATAATTTTGCAATATAATCAACGTGAGAGTTTCAGCCATGCCCAAATCATTCATTCTctccttgttttgttttaaacagaataAAGTTTCCAGAGAATGAAGAGTTTACTTGTTTTTGATTTTGATCACACAATtgtaaatggaaacagtgacACTTGGGTTGTCAAATGTATACCTGAAAAGAAGCTTCCAGATTGGCTTCGTGAAACTTATGATGGAACACACTGGAATGAATACATGCAAAAGATCTTTGCCTATTTTGGAGACCAAGGAATCAaggaatctgaaatgaaaagtgTTATGCAATCAATGCCATATACTAAAGGGATGGTTGATCTCCTGAAGTTCATTTGCCAAAAGAAGGATCAAGTTGACTGCATTATAATTTCTGATTCTAATACATGTTTCATCAATTGGATTTTAGAAGTAACAAATAGCAGCTCGGTATTTAATAGCATTATTACAAATCCAGCAAATTTTGAACAAAATCATCTGGTAATTAAGGGCTTTCATTCTCACAGCTGTCCAAATTGCCCTGATaatctttgcaaaaaaaaagcattggatGATTTTATTGCTGATCAACTTAAAGCAGGGGTACAGTATCAAAGAATCATTTATACTGGTGATGGTGCAAATGACTTGTGCCCAATTAAAGGTTTGAGAGAGTGTGATGTTGCGATGGTAAGAAAAGGATACAAGTTAGAAAAACTGATTCATGAATTGCTTGATGGAGACTCAGGTTCAATGCTGCCATCAATTGTGATATGGTTGTCAGGTGAAGAAATCCTGTCTTAtttgagaaaatgtttgaaaacttAAGAAAGTCTCTGATTTATTTAGAAACCTGAGCAAACAAAAAGCctacaatttaatttcatttgattaTACTTCATAAGTATAAAATTCATAAACATTGCTAAAAATGTCAAAGTCAAATCTTTTAATCTTGCATTCTTCAGGGCATCAACTCCTGATGAgggcaagacaaaaagctttgactcCTTATCTTCTTTCAGCAATCTTTAAATTCTGTATTATCAAGCAATTGTCattcataatttaaaaaatcagCAGATTTCTCGGATTACAACACATTTCTTGGGCACTCTAACTTCAGCAAACTATCAATAATGACATTGTGATTTGACGGTTTTTCCACTAAGATCTGACTTTTATATTCTTAAATCGCTAAATACGAAATTGCCAAGTTGCTCTTTAAATTTAATGACATTTCCCCTAGTTATTCTGGAATAGTGTTTAAATTAAGTGCACCATGTACAATGGGATGGTACTtattacattaggattaatcttGCAGGTGGAGTGTAATACATTACTCAGGGCtgaattaaatatatatatacatatttcTTAATTCTGTTAAATTTCAACTACATCCAACATGGTGGAACAAAGCAAATTTGCAACTATCATGAAACGAGAAGGCATATTTCAATAGGTTATTGTCTACTtgattattttaatatttgtacTTAAAGCCAAGATATACTGTTATTTGTCAGTTGACACACAGTGCTATTGCATAATGGctgagaaattgcaggaaaataaaAGCAGTATTTCCGATTGGTGAAGCAGTTGTAAGAAAGCTTATTCAGTTTTAGTTTGATTTGTCATATGGTGTGTTTTTGCAAAAGGCTAGTAACTTATTTGCTGTGTGCTTAAGGGAAAAGTCTCTTGGTCCTCAATTGAATTTGTGTattggtgatttttttaaaatcaaaatgtttttgaATCCTAAATTATGATAGGCAATGAATTCAAAAGAGTACCACAGCTGTAATCAACTTACatagaaataaaatgttaattcaTTGTGTGCTTGTTAACACCTTTGTCTTTTAAACTTCAAATTTATATCTATTAATAGTTTATTTCAAAAACTAAGCAACAGTTAATGGAATGTTTCAATATGTTTACTATTTAAAAATATTGCACTGGTTTTTAGAAAATGGTCCATACCACGAGAGACTGTTAATACATTATTTAAATTATACCAAtggatttttagttttaatttttgcTTCTGAAATAACAGATATTGATTGTGTGTTGCAGTTTCATGTTACATACTAATTCTACTGCACACGTTGTGTAAAacataaaaacattaaaaaacatgtggttctttatttttataaataaagcatttttttttaactaagtgACTTGAAACCATTCTTGGAAACACTACAGATAGTTCTCCTATAGCATGgtagttgtgttcttgtgcaatataaataatggcCCCAATGGGGTTAGGAACGAACtgccaaaaatatcagtaaaaatcaaaacaaaaataatcgatagcctaacacaaatgatagcacagtctaagtaaatctttaaatcatatattttaatgaaataatacaataaatttaacactttaacacTAAAATGACTGATTATACCACTGTACCTTTCACGAAGCTCTCCACCAGAAAATGTACAAGCCGACTGACCACATGCTGCTGATGCAGAAATCCAGACCTCTTCAAGATTCCCACCCAGTtggaaataaagttccttctaaatgtagactacaattcccagacTACAATTTCAAGCTAAGTTTCAAGGCTAACagagctgattgcattcctgtcttagctgaacacactgaatttgcattttgcagacagaggaatctaggctgggttttg comes from Chiloscyllium plagiosum isolate BGI_BamShark_2017 chromosome 7, ASM401019v2, whole genome shotgun sequence and encodes:
- the phospho2 gene encoding pyridoxal phosphate phosphatase PHOSPHO2; its protein translation is MKSLLVFDFDHTIVNGNSDTWVVKCIPEKKLPDWLRETYDGTHWNEYMQKIFAYFGDQGIKESEMKSVMQSMPYTKGMVDLLKFICQKKDQVDCIIISDSNTCFINWILEVTNSSSVFNSIITNPANFEQNHLVIKGFHSHSCPNCPDNLCKKKALDDFIADQLKAGVQYQRIIYTGDGANDLCPIKGLRECDVAMVRKGYKLEKLIHELLDGDSGSMLPSIVIWLSGEEILSYLRKCLKT